One Legionella lansingensis genomic region harbors:
- a CDS encoding REP-associated tyrosine transposase: MYRRNFIPGATYFFTVTLRNRKSPLLIEKIDLLRNAIHSVKNEHPFAIKAYVILPDHLHTIWQLPTNDQDYSLRWKKIKTLFSKRVRKSGYILSKSKHNEYDLWQRRFWEHTIRDQQDFENHVNYIHYNPIKHHFVNQLEDWPFSSFHHYVKSNILPANWAESFTNDLLLNLYGE; this comes from the coding sequence TTGTACAGAAGGAATTTTATTCCAGGAGCTACTTATTTTTTTACTGTGACCCTACGGAATAGAAAATCACCACTCCTGATCGAAAAGATTGATTTGTTAAGAAACGCAATACACTCTGTCAAAAATGAACACCCATTTGCTATCAAAGCTTATGTGATTCTACCTGATCATTTACATACTATATGGCAATTACCCACGAATGATCAGGATTATTCTTTAAGATGGAAGAAAATTAAAACGCTCTTTTCAAAAAGAGTTAGAAAATCAGGTTATATTTTGAGTAAATCAAAGCATAATGAGTATGACTTATGGCAAAGAAGATTTTGGGAACACACTATAAGAGATCAACAAGATTTCGAAAACCATGTCAATTACATTCATTACAACCCTATCAAACATCACTTTGTTAATCAGTTGGAAGATTGGCCTTTTTCATCTTTTCATCATTATGTAAAATCGAATATTTTGCCAGCAAATTGGGCTGAAAGTTTCACTAATGATTTACTACTTAATTTATATGGAGAATGA
- a CDS encoding protein kinase domain-containing protein, giving the protein MGNNPLHSFRKGFELAKRADHLALKEPTVEDKSLFSQTSYTVMDEITGPELFDIIADDEDGTYILSTEQRIDLTLALLLALEEQVTKKGLIHRDIKPENIKVVHLGPPAVVKILDYDLSTENPDGEVVGTPRYYAPEIISDPMRTSVKSDVYSMGRIIALIWRVDYTTYADPYTPWDYTPEQILSGIFTDINDLIDEEKTIIQNTLLGMLENDPDDRFSIEDAIDTFSPIFGDQGVEVADEADNRDPVKEEAYDLFLTALAAMSIKTNDLMEKAEKNKRYKPAEEAAKKLFLDLISTGNAFFADREGAQTITPEEFKERCEEAIKNARPELAQHADFSDVFADIAFVTVSVCTVGVANVVSKITTGSFRFFQPKKTDSEEQLDVLAENLKSIKLK; this is encoded by the coding sequence TTGGGTAATAATCCGTTACACAGTTTTAGAAAAGGGTTTGAACTTGCAAAACGAGCCGATCATCTTGCTCTCAAAGAACCAACTGTTGAAGATAAATCTCTATTTTCTCAAACCAGTTATACCGTTATGGACGAGATTACTGGACCAGAATTATTCGATATTATCGCGGATGATGAGGATGGAACGTATATATTATCCACTGAGCAACGTATTGATTTAACTCTCGCACTCCTCTTGGCATTAGAGGAACAGGTCACAAAGAAAGGTCTTATTCACAGGGATATTAAACCAGAAAATATTAAGGTTGTTCATTTAGGACCGCCAGCTGTTGTTAAGATTCTCGATTATGACTTAAGCACAGAGAATCCCGATGGAGAGGTAGTAGGTACTCCGCGTTATTATGCTCCAGAAATCATATCCGATCCGATGAGGACTAGTGTTAAGTCAGACGTCTATTCGATGGGTCGTATCATTGCTTTAATTTGGCGTGTTGACTATACAACGTACGCTGATCCTTATACCCCCTGGGACTATACACCTGAGCAAATACTATCAGGCATTTTCACTGATATTAATGACTTAATAGATGAAGAAAAAACCATTATCCAAAACACTTTGCTTGGTATGTTGGAAAATGATCCAGATGACCGTTTTTCAATTGAAGACGCCATTGATACCTTTTCTCCTATTTTCGGAGATCAGGGAGTAGAAGTAGCCGATGAAGCCGATAATAGAGATCCGGTAAAAGAAGAGGCATACGACTTGTTTTTAACGGCATTAGCAGCCATGTCAATTAAAACCAATGATCTGATGGAGAAGGCAGAAAAGAATAAGCGTTATAAACCAGCTGAGGAAGCAGCTAAGAAGCTATTCCTCGATTTGATATCGACAGGTAACGCATTTTTTGCTGATAGAGAAGGCGCACAAACGATTACCCCGGAAGAGTTTAAAGAGCGATGTGAAGAAGCTATTAAAAATGCGCGCCCGGAGTTAGCTCAACATGCCGATTTCTCTGATGTGTTTGCTGATATAGCATTTGTTACCGTGTCGGTATGCACTGTGGGTGTTGCCAATGTGGTGAGCAAGATAACTACTGGCAGTTTCCGTTTTTTCCAACCTAAGAAAACTGATTCTGAAGAGCAGCTGGATGTATTGGCCGAAAATCTAAAGTCAATTAAGTTAAAATAG
- a CDS encoding coiled-coil domain-containing protein, with the protein MKREELLNKANGLKERLNSEKLKINEPTKRDELVVDSKGLATRIHAIIDKITALPEGDITDLQGYYERLEQMLNAFEDLVETKEKYCAFRNRVSSPKARKSKDPELDAINAYLPPVITEIKQKVYPEEGPLLKDKAFKAAYMKLQQTQKAFIEQKDKIIALEGLEQSKKFEQLYVIGEIYLNDYRKLREQAEKRRDEIYAQIPELAQVIDENKTLLLSLEKAINQLSEKEINAEQYTALYELIKNKKYLSQKENTDLVNDYKEAIEACRTDNKEIKTTIEKIQSEIKAFDEWDKRLRALEEEQKSAQEWLKLSEEVLLDAELKKARDALQKTCETYGNRVEQMQKILWASFAPKGKIEEREIVLAMYNEYAEEYKTNGVTLQERVNKLKEPYTEFHNQEKKRNALFEEFNQLKEEFRKLGWSSFKEIPLHGPKDYLETARKGSVDLVTIYQDAKKECEKDTEQLSKDIETLQAEIELIKKQKVEQAKAFEVLKHPREHLSAETCLDKIAANHEAYLKKNMVTHLELLAASDQVKTVQEYTGEMGAYHKQKEAYLKSAIQPVSLASKLGFGALAALLGAGAAGLSVFAAKKSSVLDKINPLSGIKDATTGVFGALVGAGVGYAAYQAWLAATKNKADDTSYALFQKEMEKAGFTDAKYKELSDEIVKLFHFRECVLLGIKDSAGTNMRDEFKRKLGGNVDDATLNTAIEVYFLDQLSQSFNRIFGEIYTIHDQEIKKAQAEQGTILGWIKGYFEKAEDRQRFTQQMQVAFMENCLLYLSAQMNEPGFLAKYPAVTASVGGLIAGVIAGGVAVAIIGGPVTLSIVAIALVFTAITAVTTYLIVTNIDYLSLKRGKDNREAIQEAIDLVCDEKQRLEFLIESVTETTDEDVKQLEKFGKEGDTPFAAYLGWGEEKSIALGTGMGWIREHASRYRHSKLVKVGLEGQHKDLVEKADKQTQKLQAILVSNMAWSVTHPELKKFIQDTREYLNNRDNQTFIDNFDLKKKIKEQILQIVSAVPLTSDRKLPKELVDFYIKDLGGSLQDLEDIRKFAPVVAGDKLAQSLTLKTITDAAISLDNKLSTTNAKRAQILRGDNTYRDMLGLPKSSEAESDEAKINQQNIDRYLNNSYEFLIRLLNDKQDGTGLEAEFRHSDEFMIYSTLLIKQLAHLADPNNHHVNPVVRRKIREFTKNTLGVDPDVVFNNVLAHSLMQEEASEETIEVANGRRCHVNHLYHIADAIAVGIAHNFKKMTPMSLIERELFSFAREHKGETKLFYGESLKELQPNLQDDYHVTVENALNLTKELMAQIGTQPLLINAGVGRIYIQGCIEEISTLVRQIDAFKESNKGKNISSLEDAQRKLVAFQKGLESALRSEIELSSERGFVITEEDETLETPLELFIEAVKEHKSDLDKRRSQWGNRFNWNKHDLAVTTALLRALEDLNEGHPATFNEKITKSSHLGKLVNQYLPVLGVKSLDELFHPPSKEYNIAEVK; encoded by the coding sequence ATGAAACGTGAAGAATTATTAAACAAGGCAAATGGGCTCAAGGAACGATTAAATTCTGAAAAATTAAAGATTAATGAACCAACTAAGAGAGACGAGTTGGTGGTTGATAGCAAAGGTCTCGCAACGAGAATCCACGCTATTATAGATAAAATTACTGCTCTGCCAGAGGGCGATATAACCGATTTGCAAGGATACTACGAACGTCTGGAACAAATGCTAAACGCCTTTGAAGATCTTGTTGAAACCAAAGAAAAGTATTGTGCATTTCGTAATAGAGTCTCAAGCCCCAAGGCTAGAAAGAGTAAGGATCCAGAGCTCGACGCAATTAATGCTTATTTACCTCCAGTTATAACAGAGATTAAACAAAAGGTTTATCCTGAAGAGGGCCCCCTACTAAAAGACAAAGCGTTTAAAGCAGCTTACATGAAGCTCCAACAAACACAAAAAGCATTTATAGAGCAAAAAGATAAAATAATTGCTCTTGAGGGGCTAGAGCAATCTAAAAAGTTTGAGCAATTATACGTCATCGGAGAAATCTATCTGAACGATTACCGTAAGCTTAGAGAACAAGCTGAAAAAAGACGTGATGAGATCTATGCACAAATCCCTGAATTGGCACAAGTTATTGACGAGAACAAGACGCTTCTCTTAAGTCTTGAGAAAGCCATCAACCAACTAAGTGAAAAAGAAATAAATGCCGAGCAATATACTGCCTTATATGAATTAATAAAGAATAAAAAGTATCTCTCTCAAAAAGAGAATACTGATCTCGTGAATGATTATAAAGAAGCCATTGAGGCATGCCGAACGGATAATAAGGAAATAAAAACAACCATAGAAAAAATTCAATCTGAAATTAAAGCTTTTGATGAATGGGATAAACGTTTGCGCGCATTGGAGGAAGAACAGAAGTCAGCACAAGAGTGGCTGAAATTATCCGAAGAAGTGTTACTTGATGCAGAACTTAAAAAAGCACGGGATGCTTTACAAAAAACGTGTGAGACTTATGGAAATCGCGTAGAGCAAATGCAGAAGATACTGTGGGCATCATTTGCTCCTAAAGGTAAGATTGAAGAACGTGAAATTGTTCTAGCGATGTATAATGAATATGCTGAAGAATATAAAACTAACGGAGTAACACTTCAGGAAAGAGTAAACAAGCTAAAAGAACCTTACACCGAATTTCACAACCAAGAAAAGAAACGAAATGCATTGTTTGAGGAATTCAACCAGTTAAAAGAGGAATTTCGCAAGCTGGGATGGAGCTCTTTTAAGGAGATACCTCTCCATGGTCCTAAAGATTATCTTGAGACTGCAAGAAAAGGCTCTGTTGATCTTGTTACGATATATCAAGACGCCAAGAAAGAATGCGAGAAAGATACTGAACAATTAAGCAAGGATATAGAAACACTTCAAGCAGAAATTGAATTGATCAAAAAGCAGAAAGTGGAACAAGCAAAAGCATTCGAGGTATTAAAGCATCCTCGTGAGCACTTATCCGCAGAAACGTGTTTAGACAAAATTGCAGCCAATCATGAAGCCTATTTAAAGAAAAACATGGTAACTCACCTTGAGCTCCTGGCTGCATCTGATCAAGTTAAAACCGTTCAAGAATACACAGGAGAAATGGGAGCGTACCATAAACAAAAAGAAGCCTATCTCAAGTCCGCTATTCAACCTGTTTCCTTGGCTTCCAAGCTGGGGTTTGGTGCCTTAGCGGCTCTATTAGGCGCTGGTGCAGCCGGTCTCTCAGTTTTTGCAGCCAAGAAAAGCTCCGTTCTTGACAAGATAAATCCACTTTCAGGCATTAAAGATGCAACCACAGGGGTATTTGGTGCTCTTGTAGGAGCAGGTGTTGGTTATGCTGCTTATCAAGCATGGCTAGCTGCAACCAAAAACAAAGCGGATGATACTTCGTACGCGCTTTTCCAAAAAGAAATGGAAAAAGCTGGGTTCACGGATGCCAAATATAAAGAACTATCTGATGAAATTGTGAAGTTGTTCCATTTCAGAGAGTGTGTGTTGCTCGGTATAAAAGATAGCGCGGGCACCAACATGCGCGATGAATTTAAGCGGAAACTTGGTGGAAACGTTGATGACGCGACACTTAACACAGCGATTGAGGTTTATTTTCTTGATCAATTATCTCAATCCTTTAATAGAATATTTGGTGAAATTTATACGATTCATGATCAAGAAATCAAAAAAGCCCAAGCGGAACAAGGAACCATCTTAGGATGGATTAAAGGATATTTTGAGAAAGCAGAAGACCGTCAACGTTTCACTCAGCAAATGCAGGTTGCATTTATGGAGAACTGCTTATTATATCTCTCCGCGCAGATGAACGAGCCTGGTTTTCTAGCAAAATATCCTGCTGTAACCGCCAGCGTCGGTGGATTAATAGCCGGTGTAATCGCGGGAGGTGTCGCGGTGGCTATTATTGGAGGACCGGTAACCCTTAGTATCGTTGCCATTGCTTTAGTGTTTACTGCGATTACTGCTGTTACCACTTATCTTATTGTTACCAATATTGATTATTTATCATTAAAACGTGGTAAAGATAATCGTGAGGCAATCCAGGAAGCCATTGACTTGGTGTGTGATGAGAAGCAGCGTCTGGAGTTTCTCATCGAGAGTGTTACGGAAACAACGGATGAGGATGTCAAGCAGTTAGAAAAATTTGGCAAAGAAGGTGACACTCCTTTTGCAGCCTATCTGGGTTGGGGTGAGGAGAAATCGATAGCCCTTGGTACAGGCATGGGTTGGATAAGAGAGCATGCTTCTCGCTATCGCCATAGCAAATTAGTGAAGGTTGGGTTAGAAGGCCAACACAAGGATTTGGTTGAAAAAGCCGATAAGCAAACTCAGAAATTGCAAGCGATATTGGTAAGTAACATGGCTTGGAGTGTTACGCACCCTGAGCTTAAGAAGTTTATTCAAGATACAAGAGAGTATTTGAATAACAGGGATAATCAAACGTTTATTGACAATTTTGATTTAAAGAAAAAAATTAAAGAACAAATTTTGCAAATTGTATCTGCTGTGCCACTAACCAGTGATCGCAAGCTTCCTAAAGAGTTGGTTGATTTTTATATCAAAGACCTGGGGGGCTCATTGCAGGATCTAGAGGATATCAGGAAATTTGCTCCTGTCGTTGCAGGCGATAAATTAGCACAAAGTCTTACGCTAAAGACAATTACAGACGCTGCTATTTCCTTGGATAACAAACTGTCTACAACAAATGCTAAAAGAGCACAGATTTTACGTGGCGATAACACGTATCGAGACATGTTAGGTTTACCTAAATCCTCTGAAGCTGAAAGCGACGAAGCAAAAATAAATCAGCAAAATATTGATCGTTATTTAAATAACTCTTATGAATTTTTGATAAGACTTTTAAATGATAAACAAGATGGAACAGGGCTTGAAGCAGAGTTTAGGCATTCCGATGAGTTTATGATTTATTCAACGTTGTTGATTAAGCAATTAGCTCACTTGGCAGACCCTAATAATCATCATGTAAACCCTGTCGTTCGTCGAAAGATTCGGGAGTTTACTAAGAATACTTTAGGCGTTGATCCTGATGTGGTCTTTAATAATGTGTTAGCCCATAGCCTAATGCAGGAAGAAGCGAGTGAGGAGACGATTGAAGTGGCTAACGGAAGACGTTGCCATGTTAACCATCTCTACCATATTGCTGATGCAATTGCTGTTGGGATAGCTCACAACTTTAAGAAAATGACGCCAATGTCTTTGATAGAACGAGAACTATTCTCCTTTGCCAGAGAACACAAGGGTGAAACCAAACTGTTTTATGGAGAGTCTCTGAAAGAATTGCAACCCAACTTGCAAGATGACTACCATGTGACAGTAGAAAATGCTCTTAACCTGACTAAGGAACTCATGGCGCAGATAGGAACTCAACCTCTTTTAATAAACGCTGGTGTAGGAAGAATTTACATTCAGGGTTGTATTGAAGAAATTAGCACCCTTGTGCGTCAGATCGATGCCTTCAAGGAGTCAAATAAAGGAAAAAATATCTCTTCTCTTGAAGATGCTCAGCGCAAATTAGTTGCGTTCCAGAAAGGACTTGAAAGTGCTCTCCGTTCTGAAATAGAACTCAGTTCTGAAAGAGGGTTTGTTATTACTGAGGAGGATGAAACCCTTGAAACGCCTTTGGAGCTCTTCATAGAAGCGGTGAAAGAACATAAATCCGATTTGGATAAAAGACGATCACAATGGGGTAATAGGTTTAACTGGAATAAACATGATCTTGCAGTAACGACTGCTCTGCTGCGAGCGCTTGAGGATTTAAACGAGGGCCACCCTGCGACCTTTAATGAGAAAATAACTAAAAGTAGTCATCTAGGTAAACTCGTCAATCAGTATCTGCCCGTTTTGGGAGTTAAATCCTTGGATGAGTTATTTCATCCTCCATCTAAGGAATACAACATTGCTGAAGTTAAATAA
- the panB gene encoding 3-methyl-2-oxobutanoate hydroxymethyltransferase — MKIHDFKRKKQEKSKISMITCYDYPSARIVAESHIDCILVGDSVAMAVHGHDTTVMATMEMMVLHTKAVARALGQQFLISDLPFLGHRVSKGETVANVRQLLQAGAHAVKIEGADPDTCESIHYLVTAGIPIIGHIGLTPQSIHLLGGYKVQGKNQDQAALLKQQAAALEAAGCFALVIECVPQQLATEITQALSIPTIGIGAGGGTDGQVLVWHDLLGLQTEFKPKFLKHYAQGKEIILEAINNYALQVQQAQFPAPEHAF, encoded by the coding sequence ATGAAAATTCATGATTTTAAACGCAAAAAGCAAGAAAAATCCAAGATCAGCATGATCACTTGCTATGATTACCCTTCAGCCCGTATCGTTGCCGAATCGCATATTGATTGTATTTTAGTTGGAGACTCCGTTGCAATGGCCGTTCATGGCCATGATACAACCGTCATGGCAACCATGGAAATGATGGTTTTACACACAAAAGCCGTTGCGCGGGCTCTAGGACAGCAATTTTTGATCAGTGATTTGCCTTTTTTGGGGCATCGTGTGTCAAAAGGAGAAACCGTTGCCAATGTACGTCAGTTATTACAAGCGGGCGCCCATGCTGTAAAAATTGAAGGCGCTGACCCCGATACTTGCGAATCAATCCATTACCTTGTTACCGCTGGCATTCCGATTATTGGTCATATCGGTTTAACGCCTCAATCGATTCATCTGTTAGGAGGCTATAAAGTTCAGGGGAAAAACCAAGATCAAGCGGCATTGTTAAAGCAACAAGCAGCTGCTTTAGAGGCCGCAGGATGCTTTGCCTTAGTCATCGAATGTGTTCCGCAGCAGCTAGCAACGGAGATCACACAAGCATTAAGCATCCCTACCATCGGCATTGGCGCCGGAGGAGGAACAGATGGACAAGTATTGGTCTGGCATGATCTTTTAGGGTTACAGACTGAATTTAAGCCTAAATTCTTGAAACATTATGCGCAAGGTAAAGAAATAATACTGGAAGCAATCAATAATTATGCATTGCAAGTACAGCAAGCTCAATTTCCTGCTCCGGAGCATGCATTTTGA
- a CDS encoding alpha/beta hydrolase, with translation MSLTEKLYGPGEHPFVFTGAEGSLEGLLTVPDAVNHHFVALLGHPHSLQGGTMNNKVVTTMARAFKELKIPSLRFNFRGVGQSSGSYDDGRGESEDMLLLLQDWQKEKKDVRVLFAGFSFGSYVAYRAAAQHPHELLITIAPPVHHYDYRGFQPAPHPWVIVQGDEDEVVSPSAVFDFAKESTPTLPVICFENTGHFFHGKLLELKAKLMDAIRTKVPEL, from the coding sequence ATGTCTCTAACTGAAAAACTATATGGCCCTGGCGAGCATCCTTTTGTTTTCACTGGTGCTGAAGGCTCACTCGAAGGTCTATTAACTGTCCCGGATGCGGTGAATCACCATTTTGTTGCCCTCTTAGGCCATCCTCATTCATTGCAAGGTGGTACCATGAATAATAAAGTAGTGACTACCATGGCTCGGGCTTTTAAGGAGCTTAAAATCCCAAGCTTGCGTTTTAACTTTCGTGGGGTTGGACAATCCAGTGGTTCCTATGATGATGGCCGCGGTGAAAGTGAAGACATGTTGCTTTTGTTACAAGATTGGCAAAAAGAAAAAAAGGATGTACGCGTTTTATTTGCCGGTTTTTCTTTTGGTTCCTATGTTGCTTATCGAGCAGCGGCTCAACATCCTCATGAATTGCTAATTACCATCGCCCCGCCTGTGCATCATTATGATTATCGTGGATTTCAACCCGCTCCTCATCCCTGGGTCATTGTCCAGGGTGACGAGGACGAGGTTGTGTCACCTTCGGCTGTATTTGATTTTGCAAAGGAATCAACACCTACACTGCCAGTGATTTGTTTTGAGAATACAGGTCACTTTTTCCATGGAAAATTACTTGAGCTTAAGGCAAAGCTTATGGATGCGATTCGTACAAAGGTGCCTGAGTTATGA
- the panC gene encoding pantoate--beta-alanine ligase, translated as MQIFHDLDEWLAIRRSLPTHLSLGFIPTMGNLHAGHASLYSKSKEENDVTVASIFINPTQFNRSEDFIHYPRTLEEDLDLLRNLGVDYCLIPTEQAIYKDNYRFQIQETELCQLMEGKHRPGHFTGVLTIVMKLLNLVKPHRAYFGEKDYQQYLLINEMTKAFFMDLEVIACPTIREKSKLAFSSRNNRLNPEQRLKADKFAQIFHQHKSCESLLEELRENGITVEYIEEYQNRRFIAVLIGDIRLIDNYSL; from the coding sequence ATGCAAATTTTTCACGATCTAGATGAATGGCTAGCTATTCGTCGCTCTCTACCCACTCATTTATCGCTAGGTTTTATACCCACAATGGGGAATTTACATGCAGGACATGCATCCTTGTATAGCAAAAGCAAGGAAGAAAATGACGTAACAGTAGCAAGTATTTTTATTAATCCAACTCAATTTAATCGCTCTGAGGACTTTATCCATTATCCACGAACATTAGAGGAAGACCTGGATCTGCTGAGAAATTTAGGTGTGGATTATTGTTTGATACCGACTGAACAAGCGATCTATAAAGACAATTATCGCTTTCAAATCCAAGAAACCGAGCTTTGTCAGTTGATGGAAGGCAAACATCGGCCGGGTCATTTTACCGGGGTCCTTACGATCGTCATGAAATTACTCAATCTTGTCAAACCTCATCGCGCCTATTTTGGTGAAAAGGATTACCAGCAATATTTGTTAATAAACGAGATGACAAAAGCGTTTTTCATGGATCTTGAGGTGATCGCTTGTCCGACGATTCGTGAGAAAAGCAAACTGGCATTTAGTTCCCGTAACAATCGACTCAACCCCGAGCAACGTCTAAAGGCTGATAAATTTGCGCAAATTTTTCATCAACACAAATCCTGCGAGTCATTATTAGAGGAATTGCGCGAGAATGGTATTACTGTAGAGTATATTGAGGAATACCAAAACAGACGTTTCATCGCGGTTCTGATTGGGGATATTCGCCTAATAGATAATTACTCACTCTAA